The sequence ATGAGAGCACGTGCAGAATTGGTGGAGaccaccctatttaaatgagcatttttctcattcaatgtggagaggtgagtgcacagaagcacacaatgacatttgaggaagttaaattggaggcagatggacttctctgtatgctgcacaaatatttaatcttttttttttttttttacaactttaaaacctaatgatatttttcccactaatttaatgtggctgctccgtcaggtcctgtaactttacTCTGATCGGTtgatgaaaaataggcagatttggacagaaaccgtcctattgatctgccattgagcaacacagtctgtcaatcagtctgcactatttaaagatgatctactgaccatcatccagccgGTCTGAGCACCGCTGTGTCatgcacactctcatatgtgaacattatgccatcactgcgtaaattacgcttctgatctgctgattctggcctgacatcaaagCGACACAAGAGTTTGAAGGTCAAAACATGGACCGAAATACGCAGAAGCTCACTGGAGCTGTGCGTCCGAAGCGACATCCATGGAGGTCCTCGCACACCGACCCTCTGGCTCTGCACCGCAGCGGACACACGTACCGGACTCCACACGGGCTTCAGGCCTCCAGctgttctctccctcacacatattttactgactttatttCCTAATTCAATGGACGTtaacattgttgttttattggaaTTATTTTCCTATACTTGAAAAGTtcactggagccttttttttccatctccactgtgttttgtgaaaacatttactgcagcagatctctgcgtgtgtgtttgcacctgcttctcagtcgtactattttcctgtgctaaaacaatcaccgcaaacagttcccgatttgatgaattgcattgcggtcactgcaataatttatttgcatgtcctcctcccatttttggCTCTGcttactatacatattcattagaggaaaacacactaaatggattgagggcgcattgtgACATGCAGCAGCCACGCACTCCTGTTTACTTGGGGTGTGTACAGCTTATTAGTGCGtagagtgacgtttgcacatgttttaataccccttaacctttagtgaatctgctcCCAGGTGTATTACGTGAAACTTCTGCTGTCTGGGGAACTCCCGCTGTATTATGGTGAAACTTTTGCTGTCTTACCGGGAACTCCAGGTgcattatgacttagtatctcataattatgactgaatattcattattattattgtactcTTTCtagttaaagttttttttcttttcctgaaCTGCTATCAGTGAGAGTATTTTTCCCGGGTGTCCCTGAAGGCAGCAGGTGAATCCACCAGCAGGAGCAGTCacgaggagctgctgctgctgcttcctggatggaaacacacacacacacacacacacacacacacacgcactctctctctctctctctctctctctctctctctctctctctctctctctctctctctctctctctctctctctctctctctctctctctctctctctctctctctcacacacacacacacacatacagctgAGTGTGCAGGACATTTAAACATGTCTGTAGTCTGTGTGTGAGTCCGCTGTTGTCCTGAGGAAGGCGGCTACGCTACAGTAGGTTTTTTTTGATAGAATCAACTCATGTGTAGTTGCACATTAAAGAGCACTGCGGCTGTGGATGAGTGCACCTCTGCTGCTCTTACATCCAGCGGTGAACGGCTAAAGGTAGgcatccatccacccacccacccatccatccatctgttacCCTGTCTTTCCTTCCTCCTGTCTGCATCAATGCTCGGGAACCAGTGAACGCCTCATGCTGTCATATGCTGGTGTGAAACCTTGACAGCTGATGCAGATGTTGTCAGTGATGTATGCTGAGGACTTCTTCACTGCACTGCTACAGGGGAAATGCAGATGTTGAATGTTGCACCTCAATAGCTTTCCTTACACAGAGCTTCCAAAAACATGTTATTGGGAGTggacacacaataataaacagaCAGATAGGCAGTGATTGTAGCTGTGTCAGTGACCTAATGGGAACCCTGTTACTCACACTCCCAGTAACCAGTAAACTGCTTCCACAGCACAGTGGTCGTCTCTGTGGGACAGATGATGGGATCCTGCTTCTGCTTCACAATGATGCTTTGATCCAGTCCCTAAATCCACACACCTCACTCTTTTTCCCTGGAATTTCAACCTAGACCTTGATCCGTAAGCTAATCACTCAGAGGCCTAAAGGAAGGAAAGTGTTTACATGAGCACAGTGAGGCTTTGATTCCTGCACAGGTTTAAATCTATCCTGCTGTGTGAGAGGCCAGTAATATAGAAAGATGTTATATctgcatttgtatttttaacatCCGACACATtgcataaaaacaaactttgtaATCCAGTTACTTCAGTTGTCTATTTAACTAAACTCAAGCCAATATCATCCATAAAAGTTGAAATCTGAACATGTTCCATGTATGTTTCAGTAGCTAAAGTAAAGACAAGGAAGCTGTAATTTCCTAATGTGAGACAGTAGGCGGGGTTATGCTCAGGCAGGACAGGACAAGCTCAGTGTGGTAACGCCTACAGCCAGTCGAGCACAAAGAAGTGCAGCAGGAATGGACTGTGACTGTGCAGAAATAGCAACGTGCACAAGCTCAGCCCAGTCCATTCTATGACTAGCAGGCATGTCTCTGCTGATCGATGGCACATATTAAAATAAGGTGTGAGTGTAAAAATGTAGGGCACCTTTAGTGTGGGCTGGGCTGCTCTGACTGATTTTCACTGAATTAATCACAAATCCAAGATTTCTCAAGCTTTGTAGGCCTGGATTTAACCATCACcaatatgtttgttttattataaatCTTCCTGGCAGTGGTTACCTTTGATATCAGAATGTCTAATaagtttcattcattttgtgtctAACATGTGATTAGTGCACACTACAGTGTTTGATAAGTTCAAGTTCAAAGCTTCTCATTACGTCTGTTCTCAGATGAGTATGTAGAAATAGAAACTTCCCCCTACGTCATATTTGTGGAACGTTAGATGATATAATCTTTGAACAACCTCTGAGATTGtgagatgactccaaaaatgcacaaaatgacaaagacacacaaaacgacagcaaacactaaaataacctaataaaatacaccaaatgactccaaaaatgcacaaattggaaacgcaaacacacaaatgacacacaaatcaacaaaaagcTCCGACTAAAATGgctccgaaaacacacaaaatgaccccagtaccacacaaaactacaaaaaaagtacACTAAGTGACattgaaaattcacaaaacaattacaaaataaaccccaaaaccatttGTCCTATTACACGTATGTGTTAATGCTAtaattggttattattctaaatgctaatatGAATATTGGTAATGTGGCCCCCACTGTTCAATAGGTTTATATGGAATGACAAATTAAAGGTAACACAGCCGTCAATTTTTTTGTAAGATTTTTATAGCTTTTATATTTTTAGATCTTTATAATATAGAGATTACTCTTTATTGTTGAAATGACCCAACAGTTACCTTCAAGTTTTTATTCAGCCTCTCAATTAACCACGCTCAGTGAAAACAAGAAatattttctcctttttctccttCAATAACAGAAATCTCTGTAAACAAACCTTGGACTGTGGACTTTAATATGACTCACTTTTATTGGTGGCGAGACAACAATGAATGTTCAGAGAGGAATCAACATAAATGTGTAGCTGTTTCACACATTGCTTATATCTAAATGGTGACCAAGGAAACTAGACTGACTATGGCATGCAAGTGTATGTTGGTATAGTGGTCATGAGAAGGACTGACGGAGCAGGAAAGAAAGGGGAAGTGTGACGATGTGAAGGAAAGTGCTTCTACTGAAGAGGAACactgtgctgtgtgtgttttcaggaaCATGGAGGCTGCAGTCCCACTTCTTCCCCAGCACAAGGGCTAGGAACGCTGTCATTCCTCCATCCTCTTTCCCCTATTTCTCTGTCACGCCTCACACTCATCATGGCCGATGGGAGTCCCAACCATGGCCAGGAAGCTCCGGACTCGGAGTCAGTAACGGCAGCCAGTGGCACCAACGTCTTCTGCAAGCTGTGTCTGAGTGAGCAGCCGTCTGAGGCCTATACCGAGCTGCACAGCTGCAAGTGCATCTTCTGCACGGCGGTACGTAGAGAAGCCAAATCCAGTCTATCAGCTGTTAGCTAACAGGAGTCAATCTGActccagggatatttgcctccagaaaatgattttcagaaaattgttgaccaagtttttgtgtcaggcactttggttatttgttgaatacataaataacctcttgataatgaaacctcttttctagcgccaccatcagcccaaacttttaaattactattaaattatcttgaatagttttcatacaaatcttctcaaatttactggcATGATTATTGACCACAgcagtatgaaccctattggttgtggtgatgatatgacctttcctgcagtgtATCTTAAATGTCTTTCATCCCAATATTTTccaatttggggtgcacattcatgactctatcagaatgaaccatattgattgatgttggtgccCCCCACTTTCCACTCatgaacacatttatttatttatttatctgtatcTCCGTTTTTGCAACATATTTGGGTTGTTCGCTATAAAGTACTCTGTCTCATCttcctctacgtcactttcactgtgaaagagctgttccaaaaccttttTAACAGTAAACCTTCATCTCCCCATGTCATGTATCAACTGTGCACCTGAAGGTGTagggatgtaaggtcacacatgggtcacacacagacagacaagttttaTACACCTAAAACaccttggggtcaaattgaccccataggaacaccaatgcgtgtGGTATGCATTCAGCaaattgaaaacattttatcatgataattttatgcttaatcaactGTACACATCAAATTAggatgataaacattgaatggggtcaaattgacccaaggataataggagggttaagctCGAATTAACAGAAATCGTGAAAAGTGGACCAGAAAAGGGCGTGCCGTGTAGGTGGTTAAACTGTGTAAACTGATCCACCAAAGTCTTTAGTatgttgtgatgtttgttttactagtgcagtgcccgtaggacgtatgtcttgctatagaaaagtgggaggttaagtagctttttcatggatggtttacaagggagctttaattcctctttaattcagaataaaagttaaatcctctttaagctgaccttgtaaacactaaattcttaatgcaaatttaattctgaattaaacacacacacaaccggctttagtcatttttaaaagccctttgtgcagcCACTCCTAAGATCCTACGCATCTTTCAAcctatcctgagttaccatgactacctgtcaacattgagctgtcccggtggacaattttatgaaataatgtaTTAAACGTATCATTGCAgttcaaacaaatctgacgctgcacacccttgaaccaagcagcagccatgttgaaactctcagttcagtctgatcctgatccacagagatatttgaggaacacacacacacacacagacagacagaaatagATTCCTTGCTTTAAGTGCAATGCAATGGTCTCATTCCCTCAGCCCATGTGTGCCTTTCCGGCATATCAAAACTGTTTCCAGACAGTGGGAGGTAATCTTCAGCTAAAGCTGCATAAGTTATCATGTTGCACATGCAAGGTCACACAGATAAAAGCCAGGCACATGCGCGGGGTAACAGAGAGACACCGATCATGTTCCTCTTGCTTAACATTGCCGTGTAAATCTCAAATATGTCATCCTATGTGTAGATCGTGTGATTCCAGCTCACAATGGCTGCACGTCtgcattttaaatatcaaatgtCTGTTATTGATTAGTCGCCTCCCACAGTGAGCAGAGTTTTAgtgattgtgttttgtgtttgttttgtatttagtcTGGCCGGTTTGGCTgggaaatgtatttttcagtgattCTTTGGACAGTAAAAATACTCTTGTCCTGTTTTTGTTGCCCCCCTCAGTGTTTGCAGCAGTATGTTCAGCTCGCTGTAATGGAGGGTGGGGGAGCGCCCATCACATGTCCTGATATGATGTGCCCAAAAACTGGAGAGCTGGAGGACTCTGAGGTAGGCATCAGTCTGAACGCAAATATTTGTTGGtcataaagacaatttaaagAAGCATccttttggttttaaataaacTTGCAGTAGAAGCTGCGACACACGTTTACAGAATCAATCATCAAACGTTTGAAATAAGCCAGAAATAGTTAAATTTTTCTCTTTGATAACCCAAGAATGTTATTGGCCGACTtatctccaccaaggaggtcatattttcaccggcgtttatttatttgtttatttgactgTTAGCAAGATTTAAATtatgacaaaattttaaccaaagacggACCTTACACattggaagattccattacatttttgaaGGGATTTGGATTGatttactgattctggatcattgtcaaaaataaaaaagattctcTATTTCTCATCATTGGAAATTTCAACCAGTTTTCCTGGGTGGATTCCCCAACTATCCCACAGATTTTCTCGTCGATCGGATCCGGATTGCGCATTTAATCATGATTCTTTGAGAAAATGTGGATGTCCATTTATCTGGATCTACTGcatcgttattaatggggatgaAAATGTCTTCCAATCCTGAATAGTCtgggtaccatgatcaggatcactgatccagataactgctaatatctggcaaagatgaGATTTGGTGCTTGATGTAGGTTTgctctctctgagtgctctttaTTCTCCCTTTTTTTCTTGGGCCTTCTCAACACCAACGTTCCAAGTTTGATTAAAAGCAAAATCCCAGTAAATGTTATCTCAATGACCCCCATGTTGGTAATCACTAGTCTACAAACTATTGCTGTTGACTGagatgagacagaaaatggccgTTGCTAGGTGACCATCTGGTCCTATGCGTCAGCCTCAGAGTAATGATAGTAAACAGTCTTCAGTTTCATAGGGACTACTGTTTGTTTTGTGGATTTGTTCAGTGGCTATGACAAAAACATGGAGACTAACACCGATCTCTCTGACTACAGATCGCTCTTCTGGTTGCTGCAGACCAGGTGGAGCTGTACCAGCGTCTGAAGTTTGAGAGAGGTGAGTATGATGATGGCCGATGGGAGACAGAAGGCTATTTCAGGTTACACAAGCAGCCCCGCAGACTGTCAGCTTCACATGCCAGAGATATTGTGGGGCCTGCTGACCTTGTTTTCCATTCGCTTTTGGTCCAGTTTTACACCGGATGTTACTGTAGGGACTATAAGTGTTAGCAGCcatgcacaaaaagaaaagccGCATGAGATTTATGTCAGTTCTGTGGAAATCATAACATGACCTCTGAGTGGCAGATCACTCCATGTGTGTTGAGAGTGTTTGTGAACATAAGCAGCGTCACTGCTCTGCCAGCAGAAACAGCTTTGTGTTGACTTTCCTGAATCGTAAATTGAGCTCATTTTGCCTTGCAGCTGTATGGATTTGCAGGGTAACAGTACGCAGCTATGAAGTCATTAACTATTATTGTTTACACGTGCAATAAAGCATGAGACGGGTCTTATTGGTAGTGGGAAGTGCAAAGTCCAAGCTGATTGGCTGCCTTGTTTGCCTTCTGTTGTGATTCCCTGCAGAAGTGTGATTCAGCTCACGTGGCTGCTTCCTGTTTTGACTCTGTTATGGTGTTTACTGtataatgttgaataaaaccATTGAACATGTTCTTAATGattagttccagcgagattcattttatCTTCTTATTGAAtcgtatgttaagttgaggtttcgtttattcaaacaaggtctttcaggattttttttaatctcctgacatgttttgactgtcaactgccagtcttcatcagaggagttctgctgatcacctttgaagtttcatttgaatttaatgtaATAGTTGCAAagagattaatttttttttctttttttttttttagtagtatgataagttgaggttttgtttattcaggctATGTTTTTCAGTAATTGTTTAATCTCCTGACAGGTTTTGGCTGTCAACTGCTGACACTGTAactattaattcaattcaacttgtttttttagcgcaaattacaacaaagtcatcccaatgtgcttatcaaaatataatgttcataataagaaagaaaaaaccccacaagatccacatgaacaagcatttagacagtgggaagaaacaactccctttaacaggaagaaatctcagaaccaggttcagaggtggcagccatctgctgtgactggttggggttagtgaacagaaagactaacagaataggatagagagatagaacatcagagtgtcccaaaccagttgagtcgtgaaccacagatcatgaactgccatcatcagcttcacgacacctgaaacagagcagagagaaaaggacgaggagaaggcactgactgcagaaaaacatgatacagtattatcaagtcagcctaccttggccttgggcctcactcccagtggcctagtcaacacttagtGTAAAGGCgacgaatctcttcccgtttattggtaagctaacagtgactccaaggtctgtaaatgcaaccgttcacagacgagcccatgtctgctctagtggttatgttatgattcagtcctgtttatgcagactgtaaatcataaccagcaaCATCAGAATtttaatctcttcctgtttatttgtaatgtaacaGCGACTTAGATTTACAGTCcttgtaaatgcgaccgtttacgGACAAGCccaagttaatgctattattaTACGTATACAGTACGCTTCAgcatataagtaggttttgagttttaatAAAGGCAGTCATCAGAACTCCTCTGACCAAGAAttgcagttgacagtcgaaacatgtcagaagacaaacatttcctgaaaaaccttgtctgaataaatgaaacctcaacctAACATTCTTAATGATTATAttgaatctttatttttttttcttcacaggaGTGAAGTTGGACCCCAGTAAAGCCTGGTGTCCTGTTCTTGAATGTCAGGCGGTGTGTAGTGTGCAGGACAGCTCAGAGGGCCGTCCCACCGCCGTGCCCTGCCCGACCTGTCACGTTGTGTTCTGCTCCGGCTGCAGAGCGCCATGGCAGGATGGCCACACCTGCCCCGAGCACCAGCACATGACGCAGACCTTACCCACTACTGAAAGCAGGTCAGTGGGCCACTCGCTGTCTACTGCCTACAGACACAGAACCTGTTAAAACTGGACATGTGTATTAGCTCTAGATGCTGAGTGGCCTATAAATTTCCGAGTGTAATAAACAATCTGGGTGTCACGTCATGAGTGCACAAATCAATCTCATGTCATGATAAaaagaaacatgtttattttatacatgTAGCTTTTCATTTAGCAAATGCAACATTTTCAGTGCTTTCTCACTAATAGCCATTTGTGCTGTACATTTATGTCCCATTGAGGGATTAATTTAATTAAGTTGCCATTGTGCAGTGaaatggggcgccgattgtaaatttgcacatgctaaaataaacaacaactttttgcaacatttagcaacaaaccatgtttaaaaaacatgtgaatttttttgttactaaaataataactaaatgttaaatctaaatgttaaatctgaatataaatagaatagaatagacctttattgatccccattGGGGAAAATCACttgttgcagcaacacaatagaatagcagacattaagaacaaaaatagataccaacataggataatatTGCGAATATCTGACTGTGGCACggacataaattagaaaaagattaaaacaaaataaaatttgaaaaaaacaacaatggcaatctaaatgttaaatctaaatgtcgtgggtgaaactaaatatttagctaatgtgcAAATTTACAGGAAGTACCAACATAAAAGCTtattccggtgaatttgcacattggctaaatattttgtttcaggtcaaaagtaacataacatttttttttacatgttttttaaatgtggtttctTGCTCAATGTTGTATaaagtttattttagcatgcgcaactttacaatcggtgccccaTACATTGATAGCCCTATGCTATGTGAAAACATAATTTGTGGATTAATAGCGTAGTGTCCTTCATCAGTGGCCTCTGCTCAGCTCCATTACTGCACTGGCTGATGTCACTGGGGAGCCACTGACTTCTATTGGAATTCATTGTCTGTGTGCCAAAGGGGAGGTGGAGGGGCCGCGAGCCCCTGGCTTCACTGTAGGCTGTGCAGCCTGTGCATAGAGCGCTGCAGGATGGCCCAGGCTTAGCTACATCTCAACTTTACAATCTTTCCACCAAACACCTTCTTTTTTTGCACAGTTTTACAATGATTTGGTTTGGTGACAAAGCAGTAGTATCTCTACGTTACATTGCCGTTTCTGTGAAAACAGCTTATTGAGGCCACCACAGCGTGCTGAGTGAACCTTATGGGCTACAAGGTTTTCTTCGGCATTGCGTAGTGGGATGTGGAATCCCATAAACGGATGCATAgacgtgtttttacttcatacttactgtgatttcttgtgtttgtcctgaaaaactctgccaaagtgacttcccggcacatttctggtgttttcaaagACTGAAAGTTGTAGCAAATCTATGGGAGATCTTTATTTTTGGGTTTACACAGAATTGTTCAAATCTGGCCGAAATCAAATGTCTTGCAGAGGGAAGTGATATCACGGAGAATATCGGGAACAAACTACCACAACAATAGTGTCAAGTGAATAGTTGTCCTCAATGACTggtgaaaaacacaataaatcactcTAAGAGTGAAAGAAAATACTTCTATGTTTCTGTTTACGGGACTCCAtattccacaatgcaatgcacacatgttttttgaaaatgtcaatTAGAGAGTGTTTATGTggggataaaaacaaactttcaagcggaaattttgacatttttcttttgtttttttgacgttgaattcattgatctatgatgATGTAATATATATGATATGCACTATGAATCtatctgataaaaaattatCATGGACACAGTCTGATCTGATcttgtgaacaaaaaaaaaacacatgaaggttTTCCAACCTCAGAAAGACCAACAACACCAACCTGTGTTAATGCCAAGTGTGACTACTATTCTGCACCTGTCAGCTGTTTCAGGTCATTGTTAATAATATTATGAAGAGCTACAGAATGGTCATTTTTGTCTTTAATTAAACTTTGTTAAATGGGAAATTCGGATTCAGCATTGAGGGTCTgatatttgttgtcatattaatcaaattatttgtattaaaatgcatctaaaccaaacatttattttatgctTCAACGGTTTAATGTAAGTACTTCAACATTACTATAATatcttaaggtttcatttattcagacaactatttttctgaagaagactggcagttagttgacagtcgaaacacgtcaggagatcaaagtaaatttcctgaaaaaaaagctgtctgaataaatgaacctTAACATCTTATTCAAAAAGACGACAAAAAGTACTTGCTGAAATAATTACTTCAATATGACACCAGAattgcaaaacataaaaacatttgttacaatgtttcaatgaaaataaactattaaagatggttaatttaatacaaaaactttaGTATTTCTACAAAGTAATAATTACGTCTCTGATATTagttatctttgtgagtttgaatcctggaatgtaaatcagattttagatggcgctcattggtgactagcgCTACCTAGGGGCcttcacatggtccatgcgggctacctggggcccgcaggcaccgtgttggtgacccttgatctaaataaacagcaaacatttggATGAATGAACAAAAGGAAtcttaaaatacaaaacaaatatctattttAATTTGCTATGTTAGTTCCTTGTATTAATTTACTTGCGGTTAATACAAGTCcatgcacatttttttaaatgcacatcTTCGCACAGTATctgaaattttttgaaaatctgcccttttatttttatcctcaatattttaaaatctttCTACTGTTAGTTTACACTGTGAATCAGAGAGAAACgttttttctcttttgctgTATGTCTAGCACATGTTGAaaatttgacaataaagatgactttgacttttgaataCGTCTGCGTGGAAAACAAACTATGAAGATGTGTATAAAACCAGCACTAGACATAGTCTGCTCTAAAGTATTGTACTTGTAGCACACGCATCTCAAACCTTTGCTTCCCAAAATAATTAACCCAGTTCTAAATGAGTGCTGACCTTTTTAACTGCGTCTAAATTCAGATTTAACAACCTGCCTGGAGACACCCCAGGCTGTTATGGCTTCATGCCCGAACATGGCCCCATTAATGACATTTCTCTGTTAACGCACAGATCCCGTTCAGACAGCGACTCCATCAAACAGTGTCCAATGTGTGGGATCTACATTGAGAGGAATCAGGGCTGTGCACAGATGCTCTGTAAGAGCTGCAAACACACTTTCTGCTGGTACTGTTTGCAGAATCTGGACGTGAGTTTCACCTGTTAGCCAAACAAATCCTCCATCTGCCTTACCACCTGTTTATTAAGAtactcatgtgtgtgtgtttgaatacAGGGGGATATTTTCCTAAGACACTATGATAAGGGACCGTGCAGGAACAAGCTGGGACACTCCAGGGCTTCGGTTATGTGGAACAGAACGCAGGTGAGACGCTCACAGACACACTGGTGTTATGGAAGGTCTGTGGCCAATGCTGTCATTGTCTGCATGGATTAACATGAACAGCCACTTCACTGTGAGGTTAAGACTATGACACACATGGTCCCAGGGTGTTGTAGAAAACAGAGCACTGAGCGCATTACAGACTAtgtgattattattagttttcatcacatttttattCAGAACATTTTCACACAATGAAAATTAAGAGTTAATCCAAACAGAGTCAGGATGACTAAGACGGTGATAAGACTGAtatttttgtcaataaataaataaataataatgatataggTAATAcaaatttattataataattaataataataaagagcaaaaatattctGAAGACTAACCTAAATAGATCTAATTATGTCCGATCACTTTCCACAACTACTAATGTTACATGAACTATTTagaagtggaaaaaatacatttgaacatgtttaTAATTGTACAATCATATTGGGTATAAACCAAAAAATTCTGTATGAGTGTAGGATGAAGTCCCCTGACTGTTGTAGTCCATTAGTTTCAATCctgaaaaggaaaaacaaatgaataaaaaggtaATGTGAGTGTAAATGCTGGTCAATAGCTGCAGTAGAAGTGGAGGTCGTCTTAGCTGACTTGATCCTCTACAGATTCACTGGTTTCATAATCTTTGTGAATTTAATTGATTGCTGGAGGATTTATATTAAAGATTGGCACATTTAGTCATTGTGTTAGAGTGCTCATTTTTCATATATGAAGATAATTGACAGCGGATCttttgtagttgtctttgtgaatagcagttacctcgtgaaggaaagccgtgatgccatttaact is a genomic window of Gouania willdenowi chromosome 16, fGouWil2.1, whole genome shotgun sequence containing:
- the rnf144b gene encoding E3 ubiquitin-protein ligase RNF144B: MCSCTLKSTAAVDECTSAALTSSGERLKEHGGCSPTSSPAQGLGTLSFLHPLSPISLSRLTLIMADGSPNHGQEAPDSESVTAASGTNVFCKLCLSEQPSEAYTELHSCKCIFCTACLQQYVQLAVMEGGGAPITCPDMMCPKTGELEDSEIALLVAADQVELYQRLKFERGVKLDPSKAWCPVLECQAVCSVQDSSEGRPTAVPCPTCHVVFCSGCRAPWQDGHTCPEHQHMTQTLPTTESRSRSDSDSIKQCPMCGIYIERNQGCAQMLCKSCKHTFCWYCLQNLDGDIFLRHYDKGPCRNKLGHSRASVMWNRTQVVGILVGVSIIVLVTSPLLVLASPFILCCVCKPCKGKKKKNKKKEKKDLGVQDSVGS